The DNA region TCCGTCAGAATAATATTGGATATTGCCATTTGCATCTCTCTGATACATTTGTTCTAAAGTGTACAAGTAAGGAAACCTGATGTCGCCCAGATTGTCATTTCCTGTTTTTCCGTAAGAATAACGCACCTTGAACATATCAACCCAACCCAGCTTTTTTATGATGGGCTCTTCGCCAATGTTCCATGCGCCAGAAATGGCAGGAAAGAACCCGAAGCGATAATCTTTGTGGAAATTCTCTGATCCGGTATAACCGAAATTAAAATCGACATAATAACGGGAGTTGTAGTTGTAATTTACGCGACCTGCCAAACCTTGATTTCGGCGGGCAATTCCGTTTTTAAGGTCGGTACCAATGTTCTGCGTAAACACTTTTGATGCCTGTGTGTATTTAAACACGCCGCCAAAATTATGCAGGGCAATGTTGCGATCGTAATGCATTTCCCATTCAAAAAACTCACGTTTATCGCCATCTGATCCCGCCGATTGGGTCATTTTTTGTTCTTCTTTTATTCGTTTAAAAACAAGGTCGCCCGAGGTGTTGCGGTAACGGTTGGCGCTCCACAATTCGGGAAATTTGTAACGTTTAATATAATTGTTATTGTAGGTATCGTATCCAAAGCGCCCCACAAACCATAACCCTTTGGTAATAAAATCTAACTTTTGATTGAGATTTAAAGTGGTTTGAATGTTATTGCTCCAGCTTTCGTTGTAGCCGGTCATTGTTCCCTGTACCAATGGGTTAAACCGGTCCATATCATTGTTCGGATCGTTATCTCCATCATCGCTTGCAGGAATTTTCCCATCTGAATACCGAATCGGCGAGGTGATGGCATTATAGCCCATTAGCGCTGTCCAGATGGCATTACTGCCCACGCCCGGGTCGTTTTGCTTACGCAATGAGCCCGATACGCCCACCGTTAGCAAGGTAGATTTGGTAATGTCCATATCCACACTTAGGCGATAGGTGTACTTATTAAAATTGGCATTGGTGTTATAATCTCCCAGGGCATCATCTACCTTGTACATACCTTGTTGGTTTTGGTAGCTTCCCGATAAATAATAGCGGGCGGTTTTACCGCCACCGCTGAGGTTAAGCATACTGCGCTGACTTTTTGCAGCATCGCGTAATACTACATCCATCCAATTTACATTGGGAAAGAGATCGGGATCGAGCCCCAACCGAAGCACCTCAAGTTCTGTTTTAGAAAAAAGCGGCTCCTGGTTGCGAACAATTTTGGCCTCGTTTGCCATGGAGGCATAAGTATAGCCATCAACAAATTCGGGCAGCTTGGTAAGCTGGTTGTAAAAGCCTTCTACCTTGGCGTTAATGTTAACTTTCCCTTCCTTTCCCCTTTTTGTTTTTATCAAAATAACGCCATTGGCTCCCCTGCTACCGTACATGGCAGTTGCAGAGGCATCTTTTAATACTGAAAACGATTCTACATCTTCCACATTAATCTCATTCATATCGCGTTCAAAACCATCGATGAGTACCAATGCAGCATTGCTTGCCCCAAATGTAGAAATACTGCGCACCCAAAACTCTGAAACGCTGCCCGGACGGCCAGAAGTTTGCATAGCCTGAATACCGGGCACAACACCTGCCAGCGCATCGGCCATTGATGTGGAGGGGTTCGATTTTAGTTGTTCGACGTTTACGGTTGTAATTGCACCTGTAATGGCTATTTTGCGTTCGCTACCAGTTGCGGTTACTACTACTTCATCGAGTACACTGGCCTCCGATTCTATCAGGGTAACATTAACCACGCGTTGCTCTTTAACCAATACTTCTTTTTTATCATAACCCATAAAGGTGAAAACCAATGTTTGGTATGAGGGCATTTTAATGCTGTATTTTCCATCTACATC from Pedobacter endophyticus includes:
- a CDS encoding SusC/RagA family TonB-linked outer membrane protein gives rise to the protein MMRFIVLTCMVLFGICLNAMAQEVIVKGVVTDEKKLPIPGVSISVSNVPGLGAITDVDGKYSIKMPSYQTLVFTFMGYDKKEVLVKEQRVVNVTLIESEASVLDEVVVTATGSERKIAITGAITTVNVEQLKSNPSTSMADALAGVVPGIQAMQTSGRPGSVSEFWVRSISTFGASNAALVLIDGFERDMNEINVEDVESFSVLKDASATAMYGSRGANGVILIKTKRGKEGKVNINAKVEGFYNQLTKLPEFVDGYTYASMANEAKIVRNQEPLFSKTELEVLRLGLDPDLFPNVNWMDVVLRDAAKSQRSMLNLSGGGKTARYYLSGSYQNQQGMYKVDDALGDYNTNANFNKYTYRLSVDMDITKSTLLTVGVSGSLRKQNDPGVGSNAIWTALMGYNAITSPIRYSDGKIPASDDGDNDPNNDMDRFNPLVQGTMTGYNESWSNNIQTTLNLNQKLDFITKGLWFVGRFGYDTYNNNYIKRYKFPELWSANRYRNTSGDLVFKRIKEEQKMTQSAGSDGDKREFFEWEMHYDRNIALHNFGGVFKYTQASKVFTQNIGTDLKNGIARRNQGLAGRVNYNYNSRYYVDFNFGYTGSENFHKDYRFGFFPAISGAWNIGEEPIIKKLGWVDMFKVRYSYGKTGNDNLGDIRFPYLYTLEQMYQRDANGNIQYYSDGTPIGASGYQFGDYESASRPWGGLGYTSVASPNVTWEVATKQDLGIDYSLFHDKISGAVDYFYERREGIYMSRNFLPGFVGLENNPSANVGEVKAHGIDGSFTFKQKIYNVDLTLRGNATYSKSEIIERDEENTIYAYKLQEGHRVDQARGLMDLGLFKDYDDIRNSPRQTFGEVMPGDIKYKDINGDGKIDDNDIVAIGATTRPNLTYGFGVSASWKGLDINVHFQGVGKSTYFINGSSVYMFNLGQNWGNILTDIADSNRWTLGVNEDPNADYPRLTYGPNANNYRASTFWLRDGSYLRLKTLDIGYSLPKTFVNKAHLNNVRFFLIGTNLLTFSKFKLWDPELGSSTGKVYPLSKTLSVGVSVNL